The Triticum aestivum cultivar Chinese Spring chromosome 7B, IWGSC CS RefSeq v2.1, whole genome shotgun sequence genome window below encodes:
- the LOC123160213 gene encoding disease resistance protein RGA5-like: MEAAAGALSPVLRKLGELLAGEYNLAKRVKKGVQSLRIELEMMHAVLREVGKVPLDQLQEPVRIWAGKVRDLSCDMEDVVDDFMARVGESSGRKPTDMRSRVNKFLKKTTTLFCKGKALHQICDAIKEAQDLAKELAELRKKYELDMFSSTNGATIDPRVLALQKDVGELVGLDRTRDELIKTLICADRSSKEHLKTISIVGVGGLGKTTLTKAVFEMIKAQFHCAAFVPVGQNPDIRKFFKDLLYGFDKEKFKDIHNTTRNEKLLMEEISEFLLDKRYLVVIGDIWEEEIWRFINCALCKNKLHSRVITTTRNVSVSEACLSSSYDMIQQMKPLSDEDS, from the exons ATGGAGGCCGCTGCTGGGGCATTGAGCCCTGTCCTTCGTAAGCTCGGTGAGCTGCTCGCTGGAGAATACAACCTGGCGAAGCGAGTAAAGAAAGGAGTACAATCACTTCGTATAGAATTGGAGATGATGCACGCTGTActtcgtgaggttggcaaggtgccgCTGGATCAGCTCCAGGAGCCGGTCCGGATTTGGGCTGGCAAGGTGAGAGACCTGTCTTGCGACATGGAAGACGTTGTTGACGACTTCATGGCGCGTGTGGGTGAGAGTTCAGGCAGAAAGCCAACGGACATGAGGAGTCGAGTCAATAAGTTCCTCAAGAAGACCACCACATTATTTTGTAAAGGCAAAGCACTTCATCAAATCTGTGATGCCATCAAAGAAGCTCAGGATCTTGCCAAGGAGTTGGCAGAGCTGCGTAAAAAGTATGAGCTTGACATGTTTAGCTCTACCAACGGTGCTACCATTGACCCTCGTGTATTAGCTCTACAAAAAGACGTAGGGGAGCTTGTTGGACTTGACCGCACAAGGGATGAACTTATTAAAACACTGATTTGTGCGGACAGGAGTTCCAAGGAGCACTTGAAGACCATCTCTATTGTTGGTGTTGGTGGCCTAGGCAAGACAACCCTCACCAAAGCAGTTTTCGAGATGATCAAAGCCCAATTTCATTGTGCAGCTTTTGTCCCGGTGGGTCAGAACCCAGATATCAGGAAATTTTTCAAAGACCTACTCTATGGCTTCGACAAAGAGAAGTTCAAAGACATTCATAATACAACAAGAAATGAGAAACTACTCATGGAGGAAATCAGTGAATTCCTTCTGGATAAGAG GTACCTCGTTGTAATTGGTGATATATGGGAAGAAGAAATATGGAGATTTATAAATTGTGCTTTGTGTAAAAACAAACTCCACAGTCGGGTAATCACAACAACCCGTAATGTGAGTGTGTCTGAAGCATGTCTCTCTTCTAGTTATGACATGATTCAGCAAATGAAACCTCTTTCTGATGAAGACTCATAG